Genomic segment of Strix uralensis isolate ZFMK-TIS-50842 chromosome 14, bStrUra1, whole genome shotgun sequence:
ATAtgatactgattggttagtgattaatATACATTTATAACACGGCTTACCTAATGCTTCTACTACTtcgcatgctcaggggaagggtcttaacctggaCAGGGGTGCGTTTGAGCTGTGGGGTgtgttttagtattataatgTCGGTGGgtcactttcaggacactcaaaagttagtttcattgccaagttaaaCAATCTCAGACATTCTCTTTTATGGTTCAGGATGTTCTGCTTATTGTCTAAGTTTTGGAGATCAAAGCttgtatttcatagaatcatagaatcattcaggttggaacaGACCCTTGatatcatcaagtccaaccaccagcccgactctacaaagttctcccctaccccacatctcccagcatctcatccaaacgacaccccctccctgggcagattattccactctctgaccactctttctgtgaaaaattttttcctcatgtccagtctgaacctcccctgttgcagtttaaagctgttccctcttgttctgtcactaattccctgggagaagagaccagcaccaacctctctacaacgtcctttcagggagctgtagagagtgatgaggtctcccctcaccttctcctcctcacactgaacagtcccagctccttcaatctctcctcacaggatttattctccaggcccttccccagcttcgttgccctcctctgccctcgctccagcacctcgagatctctctcgtattgaggtgcccaaaactggacacaacactccaggtgtggcctcaccagtgcagattTAATAAACTTCTTATCAATAATCAAGGTTACGTCGACCACAATTCAAAGTCTTGTTTGACCAGGTTTTGAAACCTCATAGTTGTCCCCATATGTGCGGTAGCTATGGTTACTAGCACAATTATTAACCATGGCTACTAGAACACGCCAAGTATACTATACCAGATGCACCGTTTCCGCACAGGTACAACTTTTTCTGTTTCGCGCTCGCGACAACACCTGTGTTTTCCAACCCGCGGGTGAGTGCGATTTAAGGAGGCGCACAGCAGGACCGTCGGGCTGTCCCTTTCCTCTCGGACGCTGCGGTTCTCGGGCGCGGACTCAGGGTGTCGCTGTTGGCCAAGGCGGGGAAGTGGCTTCGCCGTCGGCTCCTccccggctccgcgcccgcgcaCTGCGGCTCCTCACGGAGCAGGGCAGGAACCGCCCGACTCAGCCCGTCCTCCGCACGGCAACTGGGATTCCACATATTTATTTCTCTCAGGTACTGATTCAGCAGCTCGGAAAGCCTAATTTCAGATCGTCTGCAGAATACTCTCCTGTAAAGCAGAGAATGGAGGTCCGACCGGCAGCGCAGGGCCGGGCAGCCGCCGGGTGTGTCGCGCTGTTGGCCGTGCTGCTGCCGGTGTgctgccgggcggcggcggagcggatCCGCTACGCCATCCccgaggagctgggcagaggctcGCTGGTGGGGCCGCTGGCGCGGGACCTGGGGCTGAGCCCGGCGGAGCTGCCGGCACGCAAGCTGCGGCTCGTCTCTGGTGATGAAAAGCAATACTTCAAGCTCGGGGAAGATAACGCAGACCTGCGGGTAAACGAGAGGATAGACCGAGAGGGCATCTGCGGGGCCGTGTCGCCCTGTGTCCTCAGTCTGGAGGCAGTCGTGGAAAACCCTTTCAATATATTTCATGTGAGCGTTACTATCCAGGACATCAATGACAACGCGCCGCAGTTTGACAGAGAATTTGTTGGCATAGAAATGATCGAGTCCACGCCTCCTGGGGCCAGGTTCCCACTGGGCAGTGGCAGAGACCCCGACATTGGGGCGAACTCATTACAAAACTACCAACTTACCCCCAACCCGCTCTTCTCCCTTGTAGTGAGGGAGAGTCCTGATGGGACGAAACACGCGGAACTGGTACTGGAGAAAAGCTTAGATcgagaaaaacagagaaatcaCCATCTGATACTGACGGCAGTGGACAGCGGGGATCCAGTGCGATCCGGGACCGCCCACGTTAAGATTAACGTGACCGACGCAAATGACAACTCGCCGGTATTCACCAAAGAGATCTACAAGGTTCAACTGTTAGAAAACCTGCCAGAGGGCTCCTTGGCCCTTCAGGTGAAAGCTACTGACGGCGACGAAGGCATAAATGCAGAGATTACCTACTCTTTCAGTGACATCGCAAACAGTGCTCGCCAGCTCTTCACTCTGGACTCGCGGACAGGGGACGTGAAGGTTACAGGCCCCTTAGATTACGAAGAAGGGAAATATTACGAAGCGACTGTTGAAGGCAAGGACGGGGGCGGGCTGAGCGGGCACGCCAAAGTGCACATAGACATTCtagacgtgaacgacaacgcgccaACGCTTTCCCTCCTGCCTATATTGAACCCGATACCCGAAGACGCGGTCCCGACCACAGTTGTAGCTGTGATCAATGTCCGTGACAGAGACTCGGGGGATAACGGAGAAGTGAGCTGCAACATCGACGACGGTTTGCCTTTCAGACTAGAACCGTCCTCAGAGAACACCTATAAACTAATAATAGTCCGTGCCCTGGACAGAGAAATGGTCGCCGCTTACAACATCACCATCAGCGCCCGCGACGGGGGCATCCCGGCGCTGTCCGGGCGCGCGGCATTGGTGCTGGAGGTGtcggacgtgaacgacaacgcgccggtgTTCGAGGAGGCCGCCTACAGCGCCTACGTGGCGGAGAACAACGCGGCGGGCGCGCCGGTGCTGCGCGTGCGCGCGCGGGACGCGGACGCGGGCGCCAACGGGCGCGTGAGCTACTGGctggcgggcggcagcgcgggcgcGGCGCCGTACGTGTCGGTggaggcgcggagcggcgcggtgTACGCGCAGCGCTCCTTCGACTACGAGCAGTGCCGCGAGTTCGCGGTGGCGGTGCGGGCGCAGGACGGCGGGGCGCCGGCGCGGAGCTCGACGGCGACGGTGCGCGTCTTCGTGCTGGACCGCAACGACAACGCGCCGCGGGTGCTgtggccggcggcgggcgcgggcgcggcggggccggcgccgttCGAGGTGGTGCCGCGGTCGGCCGAGGCCGGGTACCTGGTGGCCAAGGTGGTGGCGGTGGACGCGGACGCGGGGCGCAACGCGTGGCTGTCGTACGAGCTGGTGCAGGCGCCGGAGCCGGCGCTGTTCCGCGTGGGGCTGCACAGCGGCGAGGTGCGGACGGCGCGGGCCGTGTCGGAGCGGGACGCGGCCAAGCAGCGGCTGGTGGCCGTGGTGAAGGACCACGGGCAGCCGGCGCTgtcggccacggccacgctgcaCGTGGTGCTGGCCGAGAGCTTGCAGGAGGCGCTGCCGGAGCTGAgcgagcgggcggcgggcgccgACTCGCCGGCGGAGCTGCAGTTCTACCTGGTGCTGGCGCTGGCGCTCCTCTCCGCCCTGTTCCTGCTGAGCGTGGCGCTGGCCGTGCTGGCGCggctgcgccgggccgggccgcccgccgtCCTGCGCTGCCTGGGCGCGCAGCGCTTCTCCGTGGCCGGCGCCGCCTTCCCGGCCGACTTCTGCGAGGGCACCTTGCCCTACTCCTACAACCTGTGCGTggcgccgggccgcgccgtgGCCGAGGCCGCttggctgccgccgccgccgccgctgcccagcCTGGCCGCGGAGGAGCTTCTCGGCGGGGAGCCCTGCGGGAAGCGGAGCCCGAGCAGCAGCGCCGGCGCGGGAGAGCCGCCCGCGGAGCCCGACGCACCGCAGGTCTGTGAGCCCGCGCGCTCTCGCTCTTCTCCTTCAGCCGGGCGGAGCCGTCGTGCCTCTCGCCCGGGCTTTTCCGCGGCTGCTGGGCACGGGGAGCGCTCCTCCGGCTGCCCGGGAGGGAAGGAACGAGCGGGGGATCGCCCTTGCTCTGCGAGCAGCCAGGCAGCCGCGGCACTCCCTGCTCTGCCGGCGGCCGCACGCTCAGCTTCACCCGAGAATTTCTGATACCAACCCTCCTTTGAGTTCGTATCGGTGATCGCTGTAAATTGAGGATTGTGCGTGAGAGGGACGGGAAAATGTGGTGGGCGCTTCTTGGTGGAGACTCTTCCTTCCTCGTCGCTCTTTGCCCAAACCGATGCACCCGAACCTGGTTGATAGCTGCAGGCAAACCCGTTGGTTTCCCACGAATGTTTTCTCCATGAATTCAGAACTCCCAGATTGTTCCCCAGTGAATGTTGCCCTCATCTGCCGTGAGCCCTCCCAGCACTTGGAGGAAGGCTTCTGCAGAAATGGCAGCCTTAACGGGGCGTATAAATTTTATCCAGGCATGCATTTTTTGAGTTCTTTGTGCTGCTGGTAGCTCCCTCTCCTTTTACCGCTCCCGATCTGTCTTTCATGCAAACGTGTAGAATGggatctcaaaagaaaaaaaaaatccgtgtTGTATTTCTGACCCTGCCctctttttctgtctcatttttccGGGACGTGGTTCATGGCGTTACAGGGAAATACTAAAGCGAGGAATTCTGTCTCTCTGCCACTTAATCAGTCGTTGTTGCATTTGCCTCTTTGAGCAGGAGAGGCTATACCGAGAACATATCTAAAACGAGAAGGAAATTCGTAAGATGAGGTCAATTAGGCACCCGAATCTAGTCCATTTACACTTTTAGAAATGGTCCGCATAGTTTAGGGTGTGCAGCTCTACTTGTCTTCGCCTGCTGTCCTACAGTATTTTGCTGAAGAGGTGTCCTACCAACATGAACAACTCGAGGAttagattaataatttattaagaaGTTGCCATCTTTTCCACCACGATTTAtgagaaaatgaatgtttcttctgGTCGTTCAAAGTCTCTTATTACTTGGATAAATCCAAATGTGTTTCAACTACGCCGCCAAGGCAACCCAATTGTCTACAGAACCTGCGCTGTCTCCGAGGGTGTGTTAGTGCCGGTGAACGCGTATCCTGCCTGTGCAGAATGAAATCCTTCACCGTTCTGAACCTCCGTCCTCTTTCTCCTGGGTGTCGCGGTGGTGGGGATGGGAAGTGTTGAGCCATGTgtccagggagggaggaaggaaggaacgGGGCGACCCCCTTCCACTCCAGCAGGCAGTAGGCGCTTCGTGGTCCCTCGGCGGTCACAGGTTGAGGTTCAGCTGAGAAGTTCTGACTAGGAAACGTGTGTTGGCTGAACTGCTAGTAACGGTGAGGGCGGATCCTTTCTGTGTACGATGAGACCCGCTAATCCTACACGACGCCGCCGGCAAAACAAGGTTGATGCTCGGTGTCGATGTTTCCTTCCGATGGCTTTTTCCCAAAGCCATGGACTTTGACAGCTGAAGAGAGCCCCGTTGCTTAATGCTGTTTAGTGTTGGACTCCCAAAGGAAACGCGCATGAGGCTCCATGACTGGAGAAGTTACAGCTTGTTCCCCCGACGTGTGCCCTCCCGTCTTTTGGGGACACGCTGCTGCCAAACGGCAGCACTAGTGGGACGGATTAATTTAGTCCAGGCACTATTTCTCTGACTTCCTTGTGCATCTACttctcatgtttttttccatcccagatgatattttaaaagttccaGATCTTTCTTCTCTACAGAGGTTAAGcgttctcaaaaaaaacccccacaaaacaaaaaaaagaatcagatttgTATTTCAGAGCCTGTCTTATTTCCTATTCCCTTTTCCCAAATAGTTTTGCTTTGTCCCGGTTACTAGCATTTAGCTCTAAGGGTTTGTTTTTTGCCTGGATTTCCTGTTTGTAATGGAGCCCCGAACAGCGAGTGCATGTGCAGCGCTGCCGGCTGCTGAGTTACTCTAGAACGGAGCGTTAAGTCCTACGTGTAAGCCCAGCCTAGAGTGTAAGGGTAGAGGCAAACATCGGGAAGTGCTGttgggagaagggggaggagtGGCGGCGGATTCAGAGCAGCCCCCGATGTGCAGGTGAGAAGTACCAAAGAGAAGAGCGAACAGTGGAGTGTCCCCGCACTGCGGGAGAGCGGGACGGACCATTGCGACTGGTGGTGAGATGCGGCGCAGGTCCCCTCCTCCATGACACTGCTTTCCTCAGCAGAAGGGGCGAGGACAAAGTCCTTGGAGCTCGACCGCTGCACAAAGCTGTGCAATTCGCGGTGGAGACTGTGCTTTCGGACCGAGGGGAACAGGCTCGTCCTATCTGACATGACATTTCTCACCAATTAGCACTTGGTTATTGCCGTGCGGCAGAAGGAACACAGTGGCGGGCCGCGTGTTGTTCCTTTGTGGTCGGGATGTGGGCGAGGATCACGGAGGAGGTGTCGGGGAGAGCCGGCAGCGCAGGAGCTCCCCGCCGGGCGGGCAGCGATGTCTCGGTGGCGCCGGTGCCGTCCCCGCGAGCTGTCGGTGGGAagggccgggcgggcagcgatGTCTCGGCAGCGCTCGGTGCCTGCAGTGCCGGGAGGAGGCTGCGGGCGCCGCTGTTGACCGAGGAGGAGCGAGAGGAAGGCCGGAGCGCTGCAGGCAGCCCCGCCCGCTGCGGCCCggctcgctcgctcgctcgctggCTGGTTCGGCGGCCGGGCGGTCTGCGAGCGTCCCCGCGGTGCGGAGCCGTGCTGCAGCGAGGCGGaggggccggcggcagcggccggggccGGCGACAGCGAGCAGGAGCGGGAGCTGGAGCCGAAGCCAGAGTGGGAAGAAGGAGCCGAAACCGGAACCGTGAACGTGAGCCGGAGCCGGAGCCAGAGCCAGAAGCGGatcggcgggcggcggcgggtcgGTGGCGGCGGTGGTGCgtggccggcggggccgcggcggagATGTGCGCGGCGGGgaggcgccggggccggcgggagcgaGCCCTGCTGTGGTGCGTGCTGGTGGCGGCGTGGGAGGCGGCGTGGGGGCAGCTGCGCTACTCGGTTCCCGAGGAGATGCCCAAGGGCTCGTTCGTGGGCGACGTGGCCAAGgacctggggctggagctgccggcGCTCCGCGACCGCGGCCTCCGCGTTGTCTCCGCAGGGAGGACGCAGTATTTCTCCCTGCACGGGAAGACGGGACATTTGGTGACGGCGGAGAGGATCGACAGAGAGCAGCTGTGCGAGAGTGTGCAGCGCTGCGTGCTGCGGTGTGAGGTGATAGTGGAGGGGGAAATGCAGGTTTACGGAATCGAAGTGGAGATCACGGACATTAACGACAACGCGCCCAGCTTCCGAGAGGCAGAAAAGGAACTGCGAATGAGCGAGACGACATCGCCGGGGTCGCGGTTtcccctggccagggctcacGACCCGGACTCGGGAGCGAATTCCCTGCAGCGCTACGAGCTGAGCGGCGACGAGCACTTCTCGCTGGCCGTGCaggcgggccccggcggggacCAGCGTCCCGAGCTGGTGCTGGCGAAGGCGCTGGACCGCGAGGAGGCGGCGTTTCACGAGCTGGTGCTGAGGGCGAGCGACGGCGGCGACCCGGCGCGGACGGGCACGGCGCGGATCCGCGTGGCGGTGCTGGACGCCAACGACAACGCTCCCGTGTTCGGCCAGGCGGAGTACACGGTGCGTGTGCCGGAGGACGTGCCCGTGGGCTCCACTCTCCTCACCGTCACGGCCACCGACGCCGACGAGGGGATGAACGCGCACGTGAAATACTCACTGAAGCAAATCACAGAGAAAGTCTGGAAGATTTTCCATCTGGACGCCGAGACAGGAGCGATCACGCTGGTGCGGAGCCTGGACTTCGAGGAAGCGGCTCTCTACGAACTGGAAGTGGAGGCACATGACGGCGGCGAGCTTTTCGACACAGCGAAAGTGGCGATCACGGTGAcagacgtgaacgacaacgcgcccgagATTTCGGTGCGGTCGGCGTTGAGCGAGATCTCCGAGGACGCCCCGTCGGGGACGGTGGTGGCCCTGCTGCACGTGCAGGACCGCGACTCGGGGACGAACGGCGAGGTGCGGTGCAGCATCGCGGAGCGGCTGCCGTTCCGTCTGGAGAGGTCGTTCGAGGACTACTACCGCGTGGTGACGTCGAGGGAGCTGGACCGGGAGGAGGTGGCGGAGTACAACGTGACGGTGCGGGCGGCCGACGGCGGGTCGCCGACCCTGCGGAGCAGCGCGGTACTGGCGCTGCGGGtgctggacgtgaacgacaacgcgccggtgTTCGCGGAGGCGCGCTACAGCGCCCGGCTGCCCGAGAACAACGCGGCGGGCGCGCTGGTGCTGACGGTGCGGGCGGCCGACGCGGACTGGGGGCAGAACGCGCGCGTGCGGTACCGGCTGTCGGAGGGGCGGGTGCGGGGCGCGCCGCTGTCGTCCTACGTGTCGGTGCAGGCGGAGACGGGCGCGCTGTACGCGCTGCGCTCCTTCGACTACGAGGAGGTGCGCGAGGTGGGGCTGTGGGTGCGGGCGGAGGACGGCGGCGCGCCGGCGCTGAGCAGCAACGTGTCGGTGCGGCTCGTGATCGTGGAcgagaacgacaacgcgccgcAGGTGCTGTACCCGCCGCCGGCGccgggcgcgggcgcgggggcgggcgcgggctGGGCGGGCGTGGAGCTGGCGCCGCGCTCGGCGGAGCCCGGGGCGCTGGTGGCCAAGGTGGTGGCGGTGGACGCGGACGCGGGGCAGAACGCGTGGCTGTCGTACGAGCTGGCCAAGGCGACGGAGCCGGGGCTGTTCCGCGTGGGGCTGCACAGCGGCGAGGTGCGCACGGCGCGCTTCCCGCTGGCCCGCGACGCGGCGCGGCAgagcctggtggtggtggtgaaggaccACGGGCGGCCGGCGCTgtcggccacggccacgctgacGGTGGTGCTGGCCGAGAGCGTGGCCGAGCTGCTGTCGGAGctgggcagcgcggcggcggcgccgggcgagCCGGCCGGCAGCCTGACGCggtggctggtggtggccgtGGCGGCCGTGTCCTGCCTCTTCCtcgccttcctgctgctgctgctggcgctgcgcCTGCGGCGCTGGCGCCGCTCGCAGCTgctggcggcgggcagcggcgccttGCGCGGCGTGCCGGCCTCGCACTTCGTGGGCATCGACGGCGTCCGCGCCTTCCTGCGCTCCTACTCGCACGAGGTGTCGCTCACCGCCGACTCGCGCAAGAGCCAGCTCCGCTTGTCGGGCGGCAGCTGCTGCGACAccctcccggcccggccgccgcccgacGAGCCCGCGCCGCTGCTCGGCGAGgaccccgccgctgccccggtgAGTTCCTGTGCCCGCACTTCGCGGCTCCGCGACGCttcgctctgctgctgctgctcgggccTGGCCGCGCCGCGTCCCGGCCGCTGCCGAGGGGGGTTTCgctcccaggcaggcagcgcTTCCCGCGGCAACGcgccggctgctgctgcctctggctggCGGGAGGGGAGCGTGGGACCGGGGCTCAGCGCTACAGCTGCTGCCGGCGGCGGCACAAGGGCCGACTTTGCGGTCCCGCCAGGTCAGGTGCTTCCCCACAGCCCGTGCGCTGGAGCGGGGGGAGATGCTCTTCCGACGGAACCCTCGTGCCCCCACATGTAACTTGGCTGCTCAGCGTTTCTGCTCTTCTCAGCCTCGCTGCTTCTCCATGACGAGCAACGAAATGTCTTTGCGCTTTCACCTTTGTGCAGCGGGCGGAGGAATGGGCTGGGCAACAACTGGTCCCTTGACGATGTCTGTCTGCCTGTTAGGAAGCTGAAAGAGAATAGGAAAAGTTGTGACTCTCTGAGAAAGTCTCTGGGTGGCTGCGTGGGAAGGGCTACTGCAGGAAACGGGAGATGGGCTTTGCTGATTGCCTGTGTTTTAAGGCTTATTTACTTGAAATGGAGCTGGATGTGCCTTGGCTTGAACAGACAGGCTATGGCAAGAGCTGTAGGAGAGAGTCAATGGGCAGTGGGAGATGTAAGGAGGGGGATAGTGCCCCTATGCAGATGTTCACTGACCGAGTGTCTCCTGGTGGGCCGCTCCTCTTCTAGTTTTAGGCCCTTGACTTTTCCTCCTAAAACACCAGTTTGCAGAGAAATGTGTCTTCCTTCTTGTACAGAGATGTCAAGATATCTATGAGGAGTGCGTGGTGTGATGGTGGTGAATGTTGAAGAGAACTGTTTTGGGCGACTGTCCCTGTGATGTCAAGTGTTTTGGAAATTATTTGGTTAGAGAACACCATGCAAGTTGTGATGGGTTGGAGATGAGAGTGCTGGGAGCTGTGTGTGAGGGGCTGTTGAAGGAGACAGGAGAGATGGTTTGCTCCTTTCCCTGTTCGGTGCCCAGCTGCAGTGGCATGCAATGAGAATTTCTCCTTGTCAAAGAAGTTTGTCCTGAGCCATGTTATTCCAGCTGCATTGGGTGTCCTGGGAGGTTTCTCCTGTGTGTTTGCAATTCTTTGTTGTCAATTCTTAACTAACACCTTCATGATGTACTTATGACAAAACGACATAATGAGATCTTTGGGAAGAGTAAAGTGTTTGTATAGTACGTACTAAAGACATCAGTCATGTACTTACTTGAAGCGCCATCATCAAGAAGAGTATGTTATGATCCCTTCCATTTTGAATGTGTGAACTTCTTGCCTTGCTCACTGTGATGAGCTAAAGACGGGCCGCTGTCTCTGATAGTGTGTGGAAGATCACAGCTGTTACATTTCTCTGACTGTCCCGTACCTGCCTTTCATGTTTACAACTGTGAAGAGAAAGACTTTCCTAGGTGTGTTTCCTTAAAATGTTTCTGGAAGAAATGCTCTTGTTTGTCACATAGACATGGTGAGAAGTCAAAGACTGTCCATAGTGAGGAGAAGTTGTCTCTGTGACTTTTCTTTGGGTGGAGTGTGTCTGCAAATGATGATGATCAGTGACAGCCTTGTGAGCTTGGGGGGGTTGAGGAGAGTCTTGGGGCTGCTGAGTgtgaggaggaagtggtggagacAAGGCATGGGTTTTGGTAATTTCCAGGCTTTGTtgctggacaacataaaatgagTCTGAAGGTGTCTTATTTTTGGATATCACACTACTGAGTCTCCAAGTGGTCAAGCTGtggtttcattcattttcttttcctgttttacGATATTTCCTGTGAATGGCAGCTGTTGAGCATAGATGTACACTTTACGTTAAGGTCTGGGAATCATGTATCTTCCAAGTTGCCCATGTGCTGAAGAAGGATGATGGTGTCTTTGAGTTGATACTTTGATGAGTGAGTCTTTATTGGAGCTGCGTATTGCTTATGCACTGGAGAACATTTGCCATTTCTTTGACTTAGTGTGATGAGCAGAGAAATCTCTTTGCGTGTCTCCATGTTGTGATGGTTGTTCTCGGGTAAGGAGAACTGTGTGTGCAACGTCTCCTTCAGTGGTGTCTGTGTGCAAAGGCAGCTTTCCTGTTGTGTGGTGTTTGGGCAGGGTGAGAAATTTGTGTCTGTCCAGAGACAGGGCAGTAGGAGAAGATTGCTGTGGTACAATATAAGATGCCTAAAAGATGTAAAGATGATGTAAAAGTTCCATTCGTCCGAGATATTACATGAGTCCCACAGTTGTGGTTCCATGCATTTACCATTTTTGATTGTCTGAAGAACTTACATCGAGGAACGGTGGCTCTGGTCTTTGGTGTGAGCTCCTGTGTGTGTGTCCTGTGGGCTTTTTACCTACTAGATACCTTTCCTGTGTGCCTACTAGAGCAACATCTTCTGAAATGTCCAGCTCTGATTCCTTCACTCCTGCAGGTTTCCCATTCTTGCCATGTTGGTTGTCCAGGTCTAAAGCTGGGCCTCATTGTGCCTGCTCACCCCAAAGACATTAAAAGATCTCTTGTAACTGTTGGGCTGGGGGAGCAGATTCCACCCCTCCTGGAAGGTGTTCAGCTGCCAAGACAAAGACTTTGACAGAGCTCAGTTTCCCTCAGGTGTCACTGAATGAAATTCTCTGTTGCCTGTGGCCGCCATATGGCCACGAGTTGGATATTGTGCGTGGTGCAAGCAAAGGCTGTGACTGCAGAGTGAGGAGGGTGAGGGGCTGGCTTTGGACTAGGAAAACAGGTGGGTCAATGTGGTTTTGGGTGGGCCATGGTTTGGTCTCATGCCTGGTGCCAAGGCTTGTGCCACTGATGTTGTGATCCTGGTTTCCCTGTCCTGAAAGGCAATTCCAGTCCTCCGGTCATAAAGTGTTTGTGCAGTAACTGCGCCTGTAGAATGATGATGTGTGTGTAAAATGGTTTTTAATTGAAATGAGTATGAAAGCTCCTTTAGCCGTCTGTATCTCCCTGTAAAGTTAGAATTGAGAGTTTCTTCATAGTCGTACTTAGACTTTTTCAGGCCTTTGTTTCCTtgaaagatatttcttttcccaCATTTCTGAATAGTTctttatgcttttgaaaatgtgagtGTTGTTTTTGCAGCAAATACTTACTCCACCACCTAAGACAGAATTTTATTTGtgaggaaaaggaagcagaagctgaaagagaatgTGTTGTAATTTCTCAGAAGACAAAGCTTGAGAAGGAGAACCACAAGAAGGTGTTTATACTTACGGCTTCATATCTGTGGGAGATGCGCAGACCACAACAGATTAGAAATATTGCCGAGAGCTGACGAGTATTTCTTAAACTGAACCCCCCTGCTGTGTAGTCCAGAGTAAGGCTTTAGGGCAGCACTTGCAGCTTGAGATGTCAGGGACTTCCAAGTGCTCTCCAGGATGAATTCCCACGcctgcagtgaagactgagacatCTTCCCGGTGAGTTCCTCTGAATCCACTTTCTCTTTGAATGCTTACTTGCCTTGCTGGTCTgatctgtgggtttgtttttctttacctggTCTCCTCTGTATGTACGTTCATCTGTAACAATCAGCACAGCTTTGTTCAGCCATGTGTGGTGTGTTAGTGCCTCTTGCTGATGCTCGAGCGGGTGTGCAAGGCAGGAGATGTGGGGGAATCTTTGTGTTCTGTTCTTGTCGGTGGGGAATAGAGGTAAACATGACCTTAGCAGGAGTCGCATCTCTGTGGAACAGTGCGTGTgataaaagacaggaaaagattCCCCTAAGCCATTAGTTTGATGACTCATTCTTTAGCTGTTGGATGACTGCTCCTCTTCCATTTTGGGCATTTATCATTGATGTGGTTTAGAATCCTCGTCATCCTCCTGAGAGTGGTGATGAGGACTCAAATGTACCTCTGTTCTTCGTGGCATTGTGGTGCATTCTCCTCTCATGATCTGTTTTTGCCAATTCTGAGAAGGTCAAAAGCAAACCTGCCAGTTGTGTAGGGTTGGAGAGAAGACAGGGGAGCTCTGGGTGTGAGGCTACAGAAGAAGAGACGGTCATTTCTGTACCTGTCGTAGTTAACACGAGCGTGTGCCTCATGGAGTACCTAGTGGTGTATCATTTCTGTGCTTTGAACCTCACAGAGAAACGCACCTTCCCTTGCTCATACACGTCCATGGCCAGATCTTGGTGCATGTTCTAGATATTGTGTCTTGGCAAATGGCCCTTTGATTACCTGTTCTTGCAAATTATGAGGGTCAAAGAACACCGTGCAATGGTGAGAAGTCAAATCCTACCCATGGTGAGGAGAAA
This window contains:
- the LOC141949797 gene encoding protocadherin gamma-B1-like, which codes for MEVRPAAQGRAAAGCVALLAVLLPVCCRAAAERIRYAIPEELGRGSLVGPLARDLGLSPAELPARKLRLVSGDEKQYFKLGEDNADLRVNERIDREGICGAVSPCVLSLEAVVENPFNIFHVSVTIQDINDNAPQFDREFVGIEMIESTPPGARFPLGSGRDPDIGANSLQNYQLTPNPLFSLVVRESPDGTKHAELVLEKSLDREKQRNHHLILTAVDSGDPVRSGTAHVKINVTDANDNSPVFTKEIYKVQLLENLPEGSLALQVKATDGDEGINAEITYSFSDIANSARQLFTLDSRTGDVKVTGPLDYEEGKYYEATVEGKDGGGLSGHAKVHIDILDVNDNAPTLSLLPILNPIPEDAVPTTVVAVINVRDRDSGDNGEVSCNIDDGLPFRLEPSSENTYKLIIVRALDREMVAAYNITISARDGGIPALSGRAALVLEVSDVNDNAPVFEEAAYSAYVAENNAAGAPVLRVRARDADAGANGRVSYWLAGGSAGAAPYVSVEARSGAVYAQRSFDYEQCREFAVAVRAQDGGAPARSSTATVRVFVLDRNDNAPRVLWPAAGAGAAGPAPFEVVPRSAEAGYLVAKVVAVDADAGRNAWLSYELVQAPEPALFRVGLHSGEVRTARAVSERDAAKQRLVAVVKDHGQPALSATATLHVVLAESLQEALPELSERAAGADSPAELQFYLVLALALLSALFLLSVALAVLARLRRAGPPAVLRCLGAQRFSVAGAAFPADFCEGTLPYSYNLCVAPGRAVAEAAWLPPPPPLPSLAAEELLGGEPCGKRSPSSSAGAGEPPAEPDAPQVCEPARSRSSPSAGRSRRASRPGFSAAAGHGERSSGCPGGKERAGDRPCSASSQAAAALPALPAAARSASPENF
- the LOC141949956 gene encoding protocadherin gamma-A2-like yields the protein MWARITEEVSGRAGSAGAPRRAGSDVSVAPVPSPRAVGGKGRAGSDVSAALGACSAGRRLRAPLLTEEEREEGRSAAGSPARCGPARSLARWLVRRPGGLRASPRCGAVLQRGGGAGGSGRGRRQRAGAGAGAEARVGRRSRNRNREREPEPEPEPEADRRAAAGRWRRWCVAGGAAAEMCAAGRRRGRRERALLWCVLVAAWEAAWGQLRYSVPEEMPKGSFVGDVAKDLGLELPALRDRGLRVVSAGRTQYFSLHGKTGHLVTAERIDREQLCESVQRCVLRCEVIVEGEMQVYGIEVEITDINDNAPSFREAEKELRMSETTSPGSRFPLARAHDPDSGANSLQRYELSGDEHFSLAVQAGPGGDQRPELVLAKALDREEAAFHELVLRASDGGDPARTGTARIRVAVLDANDNAPVFGQAEYTVRVPEDVPVGSTLLTVTATDADEGMNAHVKYSLKQITEKVWKIFHLDAETGAITLVRSLDFEEAALYELEVEAHDGGELFDTAKVAITVTDVNDNAPEISVRSALSEISEDAPSGTVVALLHVQDRDSGTNGEVRCSIAERLPFRLERSFEDYYRVVTSRELDREEVAEYNVTVRAADGGSPTLRSSAVLALRVLDVNDNAPVFAEARYSARLPENNAAGALVLTVRAADADWGQNARVRYRLSEGRVRGAPLSSYVSVQAETGALYALRSFDYEEVREVGLWVRAEDGGAPALSSNVSVRLVIVDENDNAPQVLYPPPAPGAGAGAGAGWAGVELAPRSAEPGALVAKVVAVDADAGQNAWLSYELAKATEPGLFRVGLHSGEVRTARFPLARDAARQSLVVVVKDHGRPALSATATLTVVLAESVAELLSELGSAAAAPGEPAGSLTRWLVVAVAAVSCLFLAFLLLLLALRLRRWRRSQLLAAGSGALRGVPASHFVGIDGVRAFLRSYSHEVSLTADSRKSQLRLSGGSCCDTLPARPPPDEPAPLLGEDPAAAPVSSCARTSRLRDASLCCCCSGLAAPRPGRCRGGFRSQAGSASRGNAPAAAASGWREGSVGPGLSATAAAGGGTRADFAVPPASLLLHDEQRNVFALSPLCSGRRNGLGNNWSLDDAYLLEMELDVPWLEQTGYGKSCRRESMGSGRCKEGDSAPMQMFTDRVSPGGPLLF